A genomic segment from Paralichthys olivaceus isolate ysfri-2021 chromosome 22, ASM2471397v2, whole genome shotgun sequence encodes:
- the tifa gene encoding TRAF-interacting protein with FHA domain-containing protein A translates to MNVSQTMETEEDLLTCLHIKFYHPQQSCRGLYGALPLGKRSRHSSDEPLRLGRDAQACTYALVDPRVSRKQFVLFAYRTPQSLDMQFTIQNLSQKGKLSVNSSSLGHLERVDLPDKALIRFGEYEVEIIRESGEAKGSFEVDFEVLAVPPSRETCVPSMTPVMDTGSCVTNGFTSELTALGPLETDETLMYHS, encoded by the coding sequence atgaatgtGTCCCAGACaatggagacagaggaggatcTCCTGACTTGTCTCCACATCAAGTTCTACCACCCTCAGCAGAGTTGCAGGGGCCTTTATGGGGCACTGCCTCTGGGGAAGAGGAGCAGACACTCGTCAGATGAACCTCTCAGGCTGGGCCGGGATGCCCAGGCCTGCACCTACGCCCTGGTTGACCCTCGGGTGTCCCGGAAACAGTTTGTCCTCTTCGCCTACCGCACACCCCAGAGCCTGGACATGCAGTTCACCATCCAGAACCTGAGCCAGAAGGGGAAGCTGTCAGTCAACAGCTCTAGTCTGGGCCACCTGGAGAGGGTCGATCTCCCAGACAAGGCCCTGATCCGTTTCGGAGAGTATGAAGTCGAGATTATCCGGGAGTCAGGCGAAGCCAAGGGCAGCTTTGAGGTGGACTTTGAGGTGCTGGCCGTACCTCCATCCAGGGAGACGTGCGTGCCAAGTATGACACCTGTCATGGACACAGGCTCATGTGTGACGAATGGTTTCACTTCTGAACTCACAGCACTTGGCCCCCTGGAGACTGATGAGACTCTCATGTATCATTCATGA
- the LOC109644621 gene encoding RNA-binding protein 4.1-like: MVKIFVGNLPREADQEEIKALFTQYGTVTECAIIKNYAFVHMDDRKSATKAIKNLHLYKLHGTPINVEASHGKNHAAVKLHVANVEKGADDELRALFEEYGTVTECAVVKNFAFVHMSNSDEAMDAIKGLDNTEFQGKRIHVQISKSRPRHDEREDYPPPPPDRGGYWPPRYPGERHEPPPPGYMRGRLGHMPPGYPAPPLPPPPPRRAVYPDRPYDGERDRYGVVDYYEKYRARPYGIASYEDQRGGVPPPPPPPSAVVRDRLMTPSLDPYERRPLPPPPSSYYARDRSPLRRAPNTPMPPASNGYSYERSRLSPVSRVPAYGVPRARDPYAERLPPPPPARYAY, translated from the exons ATGGTGAAAATCTTTGTGGGGAATCTGCCCCGAGAGGCGGACCAGGAAGAAATCAAGGCGCTCTTCACACAGTACGGCACGGTCACAGAATGCGCCATCATCAAGAACTACGCCTTCGTCCATATGGATGACCGCAAGTCAGCCACCAAAGCCATCAAAAATCTGCACCTCTATAAGCTTCACGGCACGCCAATCAACGTGGAAGCCAGCCACGGGAAGAACCATGCCGCGGTCAAGCTGCACGTAGCGAACGTAGAGAAGGGAGCTGATGACGAGCTCCGCGCTCTCTTCGAAGAGTATGGCACGGTCACAGAGTGTGCTGTTGTCAAGAATTTTGCTTTTGTACACATGTCAAACTCCGATGAGGCCATGGATGCCATCAAGGGGCTGGACAACACTGAATTTCAAG GCAAACGCATCCATGTCCAGATTTCCAAGAGCCGTCCCAGACACGACGAACGGGAGGActacccccctcctcccccagaCAGAGGTGGCTACTGGCCCCCACGCTATCCAGGAGAGAGGCACGAGCCTCCCCCACCTGGCTACATGAGAGGTCGCCTTGGCCATATGCCCCCAGGTTACCCAGCCCCTCCTCTGCCGCCCCCTCCCCCTAGACGAGCTGTTTATCCCGACCGTCCGTACGATGGCGAGAGGGACAGATATGGCGTGGTAGATTACTATGAGAAGTACCGAGCCCGCCCGTATGGCATCGCCTCCTATGAGGATCAGCGTGGCggcgtccctcctcctccccctcccccctcagccGTCGTCCGAGACCGTCTTATGACCCCGTCGCTTGACCCGTACGAGCGTCGGCCTCTcccgcctcctccatcctcGTACTACGCCCGAGATCGCAGCCCCCTGAGGAGAGCGCCTAACACGCCAATGCCTCCTGCCAGTAATGGCTACTCCTACGAGCGCTCCCGGCTCTCTCCGGTTTCCCGCGTCCCGGCATACGGAGTTCCACGTGCCAGGGATCCCTACGCAGAGCGACTGCCCCCGCCACCTCCTGCACGCTACGCTTATTAA